One genomic window of Vibrio rhizosphaerae includes the following:
- a CDS encoding HEPN domain-containing protein: MKTFLDHLPESKQQELTAISTILRDTLEDYLQGKTGSKSEFRILKVILFGSHARGDWVNDPVNGYISDYDILVIVNKAALVEEDVVWQRAKEQIERKVTSAPLGLIVHDLQEVNERLQQGHYFFKSIREEGIELFAATPKPLAEPGDLTEAEKQEIARKHYAQWFESAEQFFVSYKDDLKRQWLKKSAFMLHQSAERFLACALLTCTNYLPKSHNIEKLAKLCAQIDAEFATIFPLDNKFHRRSFRRLQRAYIEARYSEHYEITAEELTYLESEVLRLKALVEQICLTRLGYTECLLH; this comes from the coding sequence CGCCATTTCAACGATTCTGCGTGACACGCTGGAAGACTACCTTCAGGGCAAAACGGGGAGTAAAAGCGAGTTTCGTATCCTGAAAGTCATCCTGTTTGGCAGTCATGCCAGAGGTGACTGGGTTAACGATCCGGTCAATGGGTATATCAGCGATTACGATATTCTGGTAATCGTTAACAAAGCAGCACTGGTTGAAGAAGATGTGGTCTGGCAGCGAGCTAAAGAGCAGATTGAGCGCAAAGTGACTTCTGCACCTCTGGGGCTGATTGTCCATGACTTGCAGGAAGTGAATGAACGCCTGCAACAAGGGCATTACTTTTTTAAGAGTATTCGTGAAGAAGGGATAGAGCTATTTGCTGCAACACCAAAACCGCTGGCGGAGCCGGGCGATTTGACCGAGGCCGAAAAACAGGAAATTGCCCGCAAACATTACGCACAGTGGTTTGAAAGCGCAGAGCAATTTTTCGTTTCCTATAAAGATGATCTCAAACGGCAATGGCTTAAAAAGTCCGCTTTTATGCTTCATCAATCTGCTGAACGCTTTTTGGCCTGTGCCCTGCTCACCTGTACCAACTACCTGCCCAAGTCCCACAATATCGAAAAGCTCGCAAAGCTGTGCGCCCAAATCGATGCTGAATTTGCAACAATTTTCCCACTTGATAACAAATTCCACCGCCGTAGTTTCCGCCGCCTGCAACGGGCGTATATCGAAGCCCGCTATTCAGAACATTATGAAATCACCGCAGAAGAGCTGACCTACCTCGAAAGTGAAGTGTTACGTCTAAAAGCGTTAGTGGAACAGATTTGTCTCACGCGGCTGGGTTATACTGAGTGTCTGTTGCACTGA
- a CDS encoding LysR family transcriptional regulator, translating to MTLTQLEIFSVLSDSLHFTIAAQRLGISQSGVSHAIKALEDELGVKLFLRHQSRVELTDIGARLLARSRTLLGVAETMRQEATDAQGMKQGMLRIGSFGPTSSVRLLPHIIHQYQQKFPGIEIYVDEGPDIQVTQWLRERRVDVGFVVLPENDLDVFPLLDDQMVALLPAAHPLSRLESVTLSSLCYDPFILTGAGSGEWVIRLFHAEKLQPQIRYRTSQLLSILSLVESGDAISVVAESSLPDCDSQRYVCRPLSPPIKRRIGLAVLDSYQASPAVKAFITLAQQLHSVNS from the coding sequence TTCTATCGGATAGCCTGCATTTCACGATTGCAGCTCAACGGCTCGGAATTTCTCAATCAGGGGTTTCACACGCGATCAAGGCATTAGAAGATGAGCTCGGGGTGAAACTGTTCCTCCGTCATCAGAGCCGTGTCGAACTGACCGATATCGGAGCGCGGCTGCTGGCACGTTCACGTACGTTACTCGGTGTGGCCGAAACCATGCGTCAGGAAGCAACCGATGCTCAGGGGATGAAGCAGGGTATGCTGCGTATCGGTTCGTTTGGTCCAACCTCGTCAGTCCGTTTGCTGCCTCATATTATTCATCAATATCAACAAAAATTTCCGGGGATCGAAATCTATGTCGATGAAGGACCGGATATTCAGGTGACTCAGTGGTTGAGAGAGCGTCGGGTGGATGTCGGCTTTGTGGTGTTGCCGGAAAATGATCTCGATGTCTTCCCGCTGCTTGATGATCAGATGGTTGCTTTACTGCCTGCGGCACATCCCTTGAGCCGGCTTGAGTCCGTGACGTTATCATCCCTGTGTTACGATCCGTTTATTCTGACCGGTGCAGGATCCGGTGAATGGGTGATTCGTCTGTTTCATGCCGAGAAATTGCAGCCGCAAATTCGCTATCGCACATCCCAACTGCTCAGCATTCTGTCGCTCGTTGAAAGCGGCGATGCAATTTCTGTCGTCGCGGAATCATCGTTACCGGATTGCGATTCGCAGCGTTATGTTTGTCGGCCATTATCACCGCCAATCAAGCGGCGGATTGGTCTGGCGGTATTAGACAGCTATCAGGCCAGCCCGGCGGTGAAAGCATTTATTACCCTTGCACAACAGTTGCATTCGGTGAATTCGTGA